The stretch of DNA TCTCCTTTAATGTTAATTATGAAGCAGTAAGAGATGGATGGGGGTCagtgctcattttaaaatgtccaaCGTATGCTTAACATGCCACAAGCACtacacagatggaaaaaaaaggcttttatcGCATCAACGAGTGGAAGGGTGCCCAGGGGACAATCAGATCTCTCCCAATGGATATTTATTCCccatctctgtttttgtgataAGCACACAAGGTTAATGTCCAAAATCTCACAGGTAATGACCCGAGCTCTTCACAGGAAGGAATGActtaacaatgaaaatgacttcCTGTTTTTGACAATGAAAATCATTTCTCCAAACTCTCATTGGGGGAAAAAGACCTTAAACACCTTTCCCCAAATTTAACTTCCTGAGAGTCAtcaggcttttgttttttttttctcccaggaCACCAATTTCCCCACCCTgttgtgtatttgcattttccAACTTTTTTTGCACCACTCATATTCAAAGACAATTTTTTCATAGTACTTTGCAAAGAAAATCACGTTTCATATTCAGACTGTTACAAGCATTACCCACAGTCTCAATGAGTTTGTTTTCACAAGCAAAACATTTAAGTTTTAccaatttgtaaaaaaaatataagagCGTTCCTCCTATCATATTTCAATGACCCACTTATCAAAACAGCCTCAGAgtttaaaacaactgaaagaCAGAATTAGAATAACAGGACGCAGAAGGAGTTGGGAATGCAAAAGCAAGAGAAATTCTAGTGCGCAAGTTCTGCATTATTTACGGCATATACATAACGTTCTTAACGTTTGCAGCAGGCACAGGTAAGCCAAATACATGAAAAAGAAGTCAGGTAATGTCCTAAGAAGAACCACAGTAATGGAAtcatacaaagaaacaaaaaccaaaaaacaaaaaaaaaaaagaaaccccaaAAGCCACCCTAAGGTCTTACATAAGATGGTAATGGAAACATTAAGCCTCTTCTACCCtctcactttttcttttcttttccaacCAGTAAAAGATGGATTCCTTGCTTATTTTTCAGCTGGGATCCCAGCCATTTTTCATTGACCAACCAGTGCTAGCCGGGACGGAGGTGACAGTGCCCGAGACTTCCGTCCCCTGGCCTTAACTAAGGTTATGATGACATGAACGACAGATGTGAAGCTTTGCAGTAGTTTGTAAGTGCAGACgatactgtatataaaaaatTATGGGAAACACTGTTCCCGATAATTATATCCACCCTACAGTGAAATATGAGAGACACTGCCCTCGATATATACACATGCTGGTAGGCAAAAACTACCTTCTTCTCCGCATTATGGGAAACACTGCCCCCGATAATGCTTTAGGATTAGAAATACAAATGTACCAAAATGCGTGTACCAGAAACGGCCAGTGATCTGTAGTGACGTGTGACACAAATATTTGCTGCTTGTCCTTTAGTGTcccattatttattaattttttggacaaagaagtaaaacatttaaggaaaaaaaaaaaaaaaaaaaacacatctgtacGTGTTTGACTAATCGTCGAGTGCTGGACTACCCCGACCCCCGCCTTCCAATGTAGCGGTTTCCAGTAACAGCTGTTGGTAACAAGTTTATTTCTGAAGCAGATGCTGCTTTGTATATCCGACAGTATAACTGTCATAATTATGGAAGGCACTGCTTCCgataattatatattaaaaaggCGTTAAAAAACCCACTATTTATAGTGAACCCTGTcactgataaataaataacataacaaataaatatatatctcAGTGCCAAATGGTGAAGACCCTTTTCTCTTCCCatcttaaaaaatgaacaaacaacaacaaaaaaaatcttttacatCGAGGGAAATGAATACTGTCTTCTGGAGAAGGTAACGTACTTGAATCATTCAATTCTGGAAGGGATAACGGCACTTTTCTCAGACTGACTAATGAAATTAAGCTATATTGACACCTCAGTCACAGGAAAAAAGATAGGAAGTCAGCAATGGGAGGTGAGTTACTGACACATCGTACTATGGTCCTGTCCCTTTCCTAAAGAGTTTCATAGTGTGATTCAGTTTTACATCTGTGATTCCCTCAAATGTTGTCAGTGCCATTCAGGTTTCATGCCATCTCGAGATTTCAACAAATCAGAGCATAGTAACGGTTAGGAAGACCTACAGTCTCATATGGGTTGCAAAATAATTGTTCGTGAGGTACAATACTTAAGCACCATGTTACTGCCACACTGACCTGTATGTTCTATGTATTAACTTTGGTACTTTTGTGCCAAAACCACTAAGAGTATTGTTTAGCGGAGATAGCTTCTACAGGTCAAACACTGGATTATGTTGTAATTTGCTTGAAGAAGTTGTGAGCTATTGTCTGTTTGACTGCTATGATAGTTTACTGAAAGAACATGGCATTGACTCCTGATAGTTGGAGAAAGGAACCAACATATTTCTGAtcaattcaaaattcaaatactggaacttttttttcctttaaattacttatttttctctggtaatgttttttctttaatttaatcaATCAGTTTTGTGGTTTTGGACTGAAATTTGATGACCACACGTGGGATATGAATCGGTACAAGAGAGATTGCTCGGTATCCGAAGCACCTTGGTCATTTTCTAATCGGAGAACCTTGCCTATTTGGCTGaagacaaatattttgttttctgtcccGCGGTGGTCGCTCTGCGCGCTGTTTGGGTTCTACATCTCGTTGTCCAGCTCCCAGATGTCCCCCTCCAGGGCGTTGGAACAGCCCTTGATGGTCCAGGTGGCCAGGGCGAACTGGTTGAGGAAAAGGTTGGTGTTGGCGCTGGGTGAGCCCTCCTTCAGGGCGTCGAGGTGCTCCACCAGCGCGGCCAGCGTGTGGGTGCCCGACCCCATGAAGATGTGGTGGAACGGGGTCTCTTTGGGCGACACGTACGGAGAGAGGAAGTTGTGCTCCACCTGTGAAGGGGAACGAGAAGACACAAACGGCACGGGTTAAAACGAATATCGCTGGCGCTCTGCGTCTGATCCGACCACACCAGGCCACAGCtacattttttatcattgaaACCgtggttatttctgtgtggAATTAAGAGGCCAAGCTGCAGAGGTATAGACAATATCTTAAAATGGCTACGGAAAAACGGAAGCAACAATCACTGCTTTCATGCAAGTCTGCTGTCCCTGTGAAAATGCTGCTTATACAACTTTCAGAGAGCACCGCGACTGCAGTTTTGGATTAAAAGTGTGTTTCCAACAAGTGCATTCCCTGTATGGCGACCGATAGGGCCGAGTCCATTTTACGAAAGTGACACAGACTGGTCAGACAAGGTGAAGGACCGGGTCGCGGTGCGGTTACCCTCATGAGGCGGTCGTTGATGATGCGGCACATCTCAACGTCGGTGAGGTCGCTGTTCTCGATGCGGGTCAGCAGGTTGCTGGTGGCGCGGCTGTAGGAGCCAGACGCCATGATCAGCCACTGCGCGGTCAGGTTCTCGGGAAGGGTGCCGGACTGGAAGGGAAGCACACGCAGTCTGAGAGGTCGCCCGAAAGCATGGGGCCGGTGAGCGTACGCAGTCAGACCAAAGCGCTGACCTTCCCAACGCTCCCAGTCGAGACAGTTACGCTTTAGCTCTATATACAGGAATAATGCTACTCTAATGTACCAATGGCAGGTAAATCACAGCTGTAGCTCACCTACGGCATGTACCTAACCTGGGGCTCTTTCTGACCTGCGACAATTACACCCCAGATCTTCCATACCTTGTGCGGGTAATCATCCAGTCTCCCATCTGAAACTATTATCTGGCCCAGATAACCTCCAGCTCTCTATCATCTGGCCCAGATAACCTCCAGCTCTCTGTATCACCTGGGCCAGGTGAAGTGCAGCTCTACCTCCCCTGTTTCAAATGCTGGGAAAGTGGTGGATTTCACTCACTTGTTTCAGCTGGTAGACCTGACGGTTAATCTTGGACACGTAGGAGCGGATCTTGGTCTTGTACCTCTGGATGTCTAGCTTCAGCAGGTGGTCATGAACCAGCCTCACAGCCATTTGCCCAGCCACCTGTGCGGCTGCCACGGCAACCTGAGGCAGGCGGTAATCTGTGGCAGCGTTCAAATTGTCCTTGTTGTCCAACAATGTCCCAAAGAACTTGTAATCTCGAAATTTCTGAAAGTCAAGAAATATTGAACATTGAAATGTAGAATGCTGCAGGCAAGAGGACTGTGAATTAAAACActacaatttttcatttttggaatgaagaataaattatttatgctttttctgaaaatgcttGAGTAAAACCATTACTAGGTCAACTTTAAGCATCACTTGTAAAAAAGTATAAATGACCAATTACTGTGTTTTAGAAACAAACCTTTCTTTTGTGAACAAAACTGTGTGATCTGGTGCTTAaacttgattttgttttgttcaattCAAGTTTTTATACAGCACACTTCACACCAAGATGTCCCACCGCACTGTGCACAGGCACAGTATGACCTAATCAGATACATACAGAAACATAGCTTCAAAACGAATGTTTCTGGTTGTCACGGCGATGCTGCACCTTGGCGAAACTGAAGGAGACCGACGGGATACCGGTGAAGGCCACGAAGGGGTAGGCGGAGTCATCCATTTTCATGGGGACCATCCTGCAAAAGCAACACCCGGGGTGAGCGTGTCGCCAGAGCGGGATGTCCTCGTGCCATCGCTCACGGTCACCATTTAGTACAGGAGTCCAGCACGGCTTTGCCGCCCCTCACTCGCCCCCAGCCCAAAATGAGCTGCTGTTTCAAGAGTGGCGTGGACAACGGCAAAGGCAAACCAACTGGATATTCAGTAGCTTTCTTGCAACAATGAGCAGAAAGAATGGGAGCTGACCAACCACACTGCACGTTCCAACCACTTTCACAAAAGCCGACTGATATTTCAAAAAAGGAACCCAGACGAAATTTGTTGTTAGATTTTACAAGCACACACCATGTCAACAACCTCATGAGGATGACTAGTGCAGGACTGGGGTGAGCAAGATATTTATCACAGGGCTGACCCAGAAACGTGCCCTTCAGATGTGACCTGTGGCTATACACTTTCACAGCTTCCACAGAGGAGATGgcctttcatttaaattcagaattaAACTGATATGTGGAGGTGATCAGCGTGGTTAAAGGGCAGTATGGTCTGTCACTGAAGCATCACTGTTTTGCAGATACAGTAGCCCTGGTCAGGTTGCATAATTCATACTCTTTATTCATGTCTTTTATTGTCCTTTATATGTACctttttatattatatgtacCTTTATTGTCACAACACCATGTTTGCTGTGGATCTATAGTGATACTATGGCCATTACTTTactataaaaaaataaaatggtatttatttttttgctgtaatgatttttctatatttttgaCATTATGATCATGTGTGCAGGGCTTCATGCATGTGTTCTTCGTCATATGTTTTTGATGACTGCTGTATGTATACCAAATTGCCCCTTAGAGACAATAAAGATTTACTACTACTATAACTGCTAAATGATGTACATCTGAGATCCCTATGAGTTGTTAATCCTGGACAAACTCTGGGCTCTTTCATGGGCTACTCACACCTCAGCCTCCCAGTTCGCCTTGGCCACTTGCGCGTAGATCGTTCTTCCGCTGGGCCCAGTTGGGAAGTCCACCTGTTAAGTGTGACACAACATCCTTTTAACCTCCCCCCATCTCCAGCTACAGAAACTCCAGAGGGCCGTTATCAGCGCTGGCAGCTTACCTCCTTCAGCGTTCCCTCGATAAGGCCATACAGCAGCGGGCTAGCAGAGGCCTGAAACGTTTCAACCCCTGAAAACgaagcaaattaaaaatgcatcacatcTGCAGTGTTTTACAAATGCCTTTCCAAGATGAACAAAACAGTGCACAAGCAGCTTTCAACGTACTGTAACGACACAGAGATGGTGCATTAGGGCTGCTCCGATTCAGAGAGTGCTGCAGAAACGCCAGCTGGATTGGAGAGCAAGCATGTGCTGCATACTATATAAAGAGCATCTATCCTGATGCAGTGACTCAATTCACAGAAGCTCCTTCAAAGAAAATATGAGAAGGTGTCCACTGATGCTGAACTGGAGGCTGTCTACATGGAGGGCCTacagttagctggctagcttttttttgctttaaattttcaaaatgttaaaatttaaaagtattttcattttaatgagtagaatatttaaagacaaaaatgttcaaTAGTCTGGCGGTTTAAATCACCTGAGACAGCACCATCCAGATTTATGTAGGTAAAAGCCTTCAGATTCAGAGAAGACAAATAGCcctgaaagaaataaacaggaaaaaagcaagCTTTTATTTGGAATTCTCACAGTTCACCATGAATGAATACTGCCTCAGTTGCAGTGTCCATGCAGTGCTTACCTCCAGCCACTCGGTGGCGCCCACGCTCCCAAATTCACCAGCACTCCAGCTCGCAAAGACAATACTCCTCCGGGGCTTGAATCCAtctgcagagagtgagagggctTTCATGAATACAGACACAACTGCTATAAGCCTTGTCCCTAAACATCCGCCAGCCCTGCCTATCACGCACAGAGGCAAACAGGAAGACTGGACTACTCTGCCATACATCTGCTATAAATAGGACATCCATACAGATTTCCATACACATTCATACCCATTTTAAAAGTAGGACATCATCCACAGTTCTGCCATAGCACTTGTCAATACCACGCAGCTCACCAAGTGATTTACAGAGCAAAGAAATACAATGCAGagaaataaatgttgtgttCCCACGAACAGTGGACTAAAAATATCCACCCTGGCAAAATATCAAATAAGCTCCAGTTATGACCCAGTTGTATTCTACAATGTGATGccatattaagaaaaaaaaatatgcatctgTGAGggtcaaatgtgaaaaaagttaACAATGCAGGTCAGACATCCAGAAAATGCTGGAAAACAAGACCGATCAATTCTAGAATGACACTCTTTGTCACATTATGCAAAGTCTTgatgatacatatttttttgacacctgtctctctctcacttcctaTTTTGTGAGATTCAAgaaccacatacacatactgtgtgtgtgtgtgtgtgtgtgtgtgtgtgtgtgtgtgtgagggaaacCTGAACTATTGGTGCAAAAGATTCTCAAAAGACCACTTTTTCtccaatatgtttttttttttgaaagcatggCAGTGTATCAGACACTGCACTCTTAGTAGGAAgcgttctccctctctcgccctccccATTGGTTAAAGCCAGTCACGTGATGCCCGGCCCAATCTCACCTTTCCTCACCATGTCCGAGATGACACGCGCCAGCTCCACCAGGAGGCTGGTGCCCACTGTTGACTTTGCGAATCCAGTACCCCAAGAGTCCCTCTGAGCACCTAACACAACGTACCGATCTAACGAAAAGAAACAAGGGTGCATAAGTTAACACCAAGGAGAAACTACAAACATTGCCAGTGAAAAAAGCCTAAATTGTCGTGTGCACGATTACGTCAGTACACAgagctggcaaaaaaaaaaaaaaagaaaaaaaaaagagtgtctGCATAATCTTAAATCTAAAAAATTCTGCAGTACCTGGGTCCACGAATCCCTTAATGACACCAAACACGTTGTGGATCTTCTTCTCTGTGAGGACGTTGTTGACCTCCACCGTCACATTGTCATTGTCCCCGCCCATCTTGTATGACACGCCGCCTAGCAGTCCTACCCATTGGCTTGGAGCGTTATTCCCActcatttttctgtgtggagGAAGGCAAAAAGAAAGCTGCTCTGGTGAACACCATTTAAAGGCTTTGAAATGGCTTTGGTTAGACTGGACTAAGACAAAACAGCACACTGCATGTGTGCCTTGTCTGGGACTGCTAATAGCAATTAAtagaatacaaataaataaaacaatctaTAAACTTTCCATAAAGTAAGAAAATAACACCAATATAATGATTGGAACTGGCCATTTAAACCACTCTGTGTATCTACAACAGTAATAAATGTTTACAGGCAATCCTTGTTTAACACCTGCTACATCAAAGTTGTGGCAGTTTACTACAGAGGTGTTTGTGCTTAATACAATTTACAGGTTATATGAATATTGATACACTGACCTTTCAGCCCTAAGCATAACCCTAACCGATGTCAGCCTCCAACCATCCTGGACAAATTAAGTTTAGTGATCATTTTCATAGCAGTCACCCAGGACTTGATTCAGCTACAGTGGCCTTGCGTAGGTTAATTCCCtatacacagaaacatgcagtaATTCTCCATTTTAAGTGTGACTCATTCAAGTGACCGTGACTGTACATCTGAGAGAATGGATCACACAGTATCTGAGTGTGGAATAAATGAATGTTAACCCCTCCCTatccaactgtaaaaaaaaaaaaaacaagggagagGACACCATACTAAaatactgctgttactgttatgGAGAACTATGCAGCCACACCATGACCAGCTGATGAAAACACGGCATTAAGTAGTGTGCTGTAGGTGCACTGCAGGTTCAGACAGAGAAGAACAGAGTAGGTGCGGATGTACTTGAAGAGTTTGGTGGCCATATCGGCGGTGATGGTCTGGGCCAGGATTCCTGGCAGGCCCGAGGACATTGCCGGGGGGAACTGGGTGTGGTTAAAGGAGGGGAACCCAGGGGTGTAGGGATCACCAGAGCCCAGATGGACCTGAAAgttcaaaaaaatatatacatcaaAAGAGAACATGACATGATCAACCCATTCATCATCTCTAAGGAGGGATACGCCTGGGTACCTGCCACTGACAGGGAATCAGTAAGTTATGGATAATATTCTGGGTATTACTGCTTGAAAGCACCTCTTTGAAAGGAGGTATGTACACTGTTGCAGAATCATATGCACTGCTGAAAAGGGTAACAGCTGGTATATGATGTGGGGGGGCGAGACACACCACCTGACTGTTCTTAATTTAGTGGACGCAATGCCATACTTCCTTTCGTGCTATGGTTACAAAACCGACGTTAGCAGTCAACACTCACATGCCCGAAGAGCTCTTCGTTCACGCCGATGGAGTACTCGAAAGGGTCCGGGTAGATCAGCACGGCAACCGCGTTCTGCCTCTCAGCGTTGGCCACCTGCAATAAAcacggggggagagagagcacacctTCACCGCAGCTGCTCCAGAACAATGGAAATTGGGCTACACAAAATGACAGACTATGTCTATAACAAGAAGTTATAGGACCATCTGCAGGACTGATGAATGACCTGCCGTCTCTAAGATGGGACTCTGCCCACAAATTACatcactcccctccctccccatcgGCAGAACTACCCAGctatcaattaaaaaaaaaaaataccctcaGCTCCCTCTTCCCTGCTGATGAGAATCTGAGAGTCAGCATGCATAGTGTGGGCAGGTCTGTCTTGATCTCCACTCACTTTTTCTGCGAAGCTTATGCGGCCAGCTCTGACGAGGATCACGGTCCCATTCagctccattctctctctctgcaggtgtgcaAAATCCTCCTGGGTGCCGTAGTTGGCATAAACCACTTTACCCTGCAAATGAGTTCAGAGGTCTATGCTAAGAAGCTGCACAGGGAAAAagctgggaattttttttttttttgtaaaagcagGAAAAGTGTAATCCTCCCTGCCCGACGAGCCCTATTCTTCTGCAGTTCTGATTCTCACCTGTTTTTTCCCAACAGCGCTGTAGGCCAGGTATCCACGGGGACTTCCGATCTCGTTGCCGTTAAACAGGACTCTGTTGGCGCCTGTTGGAGGGCCCTGCAATCTGACGAAGTGCTCGTCGGTCCAGGGGTTCATGTTGTAGCTGTTGAACCTTTTGTAAACCAGAGTCCCGAGAACCTCATCTCCATTGGAGCCTGCCTCGTGGTCATTGCGAGAAAAGTCACtatgtgacagaaagagagaaaaaggggggagggagaaaaacgtacaaattattcattttgatgaaACAGAAAGCGCGGCTAGAATggcaatgaaaacattttttagacCTGATATAGTAGTTTGGGCTCCGCCAGCACATGCTTGGGCCACGTGttgtgacagtgtagcatagtgttaaggagcgGGGCTcgaaaccaaaaggttgctggttcaattccccactggggcactgctgctgtacccttgggcaaggtacttaacccacactttcctcagtaaatatccaactgtgtaaatggaaagCATGTAAAGACTAACCTATGTAAAAGAGTACCTGCTAtatagcaataatgtaatgtaatgtgtctaGAGGTTGGGGGAAGAAGAGTGCAGTTACCTGAATGTCCTCTGGAGGCTGTCCGTGCTGAGCTTGTCTCTCAGCAGCTTCTTAATGTCGTCCCAGTTCAGGGTGGGCTCCACCTCCATCAGCGACGACCCCTGGGCCTCCGTCTCGCTGTCTGAGGCAGAGGACGCGGCACAGACCGGCTCCTCGCCCTGTCTGCGGTGAGCCAGGTAGCCAATCAGATATCCTtgaagagaggaaaggggaggaggaaaaTATGTCACAAATGGCGTGCAATTGGTAGCATTGTTGCAGCATCCTGTTTGCAAATATTTAAGCATCAAAACTCAAAACTAACAGCCCATAACCCCAATCGATGTCTGGTAACCCTAAAATAAGTGGAAGCTTCTAGAATAACATTCAAAACCCCAATCGATGTCTGGTAACCCTAAAATTAGTGGAAGCTTCTAGAATAACATTCAACCTGTTCAACAAATCTGACACAGCTTCAATGATGGACATCCCCTTCAAAAAGATCACAGAATATTGTGTCTCAAAAGGACATACTGGCCTGCATACTGGATTGGTCACTCCTCCACAATGAATTATAAAGGGCTGAGTAAGAATCAGACCCAGGTCACAGGAAAACCGCATTTCTAGTCAAATGTTTGTATTACACACATATGCTGTTTATACTTGAGtgatatgctttttttttttttttttggactgccCCTCACCGATGACGAAGATTAGGAGAGTGGCGATGACCATGAAGCAGACGTTTTTCGGGGTGCGCTGCGGCTTCCTTGTGTAGGTGGAGTTGCGGCTGTGGGTGTAGCCGTTGGGCTCTCCCACGGGGTTGCCCGTCTCCTCGTCCATGTCGGAGG from Megalops cyprinoides isolate fMegCyp1 chromosome 20, fMegCyp1.pri, whole genome shotgun sequence encodes:
- the tfr1b gene encoding transferrin receptor 1b; this translates as MEEARSTISKIFNGEPRSYTRFNLTQNMEGENSQVEMKLSSDMDEETGNPVGEPNGYTHSRNSTYTRKPQRTPKNVCFMVIATLLIFVIGYLIGYLAHRRQGEEPVCAASSASDSETEAQGSSLMEVEPTLNWDDIKKLLRDKLSTDSLQRTFSDFSRNDHEAGSNGDEVLGTLVYKRFNSYNMNPWTDEHFVRLQGPPTGANRVLFNGNEIGSPRGYLAYSAVGKKQGKVVYANYGTQEDFAHLQRERMELNGTVILVRAGRISFAEKVANAERQNAVAVLIYPDPFEYSIGVNEELFGHVHLGSGDPYTPGFPSFNHTQFPPAMSSGLPGILAQTITADMATKLFKKMSGNNAPSQWVGLLGGVSYKMGGDNDNVTVEVNNVLTEKKIHNVFGVIKGFVDPDRYVVLGAQRDSWGTGFAKSTVGTSLLVELARVISDMVRKDGFKPRRSIVFASWSAGEFGSVGATEWLEGYLSSLNLKAFTYINLDGAVSGVETFQASASPLLYGLIEGTLKEVDFPTGPSGRTIYAQVAKANWEAEVMVPMKMDDSAYPFVAFTGIPSVSFSFAKKFRDYKFFGTLLDNKDNLNAATDYRLPQVAVAAAQVAGQMAVRLVHDHLLKLDIQRYKTKIRSYVSKINRQVYQLKQSGTLPENLTAQWLIMASGSYSRATSNLLTRIENSDLTDVEMCRIINDRLMRVEHNFLSPYVSPKETPFHHIFMGSGTHTLAALVEHLDALKEGSPSANTNLFLNQFALATWTIKGCSNALEGDIWELDNEM